Proteins encoded by one window of Bacillus rossius redtenbacheri isolate Brsri chromosome 3, Brsri_v3, whole genome shotgun sequence:
- the LOC134530083 gene encoding zinc finger MYM-type protein 1-like, whose protein sequence is MTDEVRTLLVRRGSDSVQHIDSKFADVVRSGTSTKGGTRKLTKEWFYKPLSNGEKVLRTWMVYSPLKQSLYCFSCKLFGNSGSNFASEEGFNKWWKLNPRIGDHENSLGHEQSFLKWKELEVHLNCKATIDQKQQEVFESEEKKWRDVLYRLLNIIQFLAKQNLAFRGHREYIRGDDSGNRGNFLELVHLLAKYDPLLMEHLTKIKLGARVSVSYLSPETQNEFINLLGQQVRSTIIRRIQEAKYYYVIFDSTPDISHNDQMSQVLRYIHIEGEKVAVVESFIDFFEPKGKNAEDLSNDIIAKITSDGLDIQNLRGQAYDNADTISGIHNGVQARIKALNPKAIFVACTNHSLKLAGVHAASESVDSVTFFGPLEKLFAFFSASTVRWNALVAVTGQAVKRVTETRWSARHVAVKMLKNKFEVVLEVLEQLTDSSQTSETRSGAILLLTAMQ, encoded by the coding sequence atgaccgacgaagtaagaacgcttctagtacgtcgcggatctgactcagtacagcacatcgattccaaatttgccgatgttgttcgctcagggacttcaacgaaaggcggtacccgaaaactaaccaaagagtggttctacaaaccattatctaacggtgaaaaggttctccgaacatggatggtgtactcgcctttgaagcaatccttgtattgtttttcttgcaagctgtttggcaattccggctctaacttcgcatctgaagaaggattcaacaaatggtggaagctaaatccaagaataggagaccatgaaaatagcctgggccatgaacagagcttcttgaaatggaaggagttggaagttcacctgaactgtaaagcaaccatcgatcagaaacaacaagaagttttcgaaagtgaggagaagaagtggagggatgtactgtacaggttgctgaatattatccagttcttagccaaacagaatctggccttcagaggacatcgagaatacattcgaggagatgatagtggcaatcgcgggaactttctggagttagtgcacctcctagctaaatacgaccctcttctaatggaacacctgacaaagataaagctgggagcaagagtctcagtttcgtatctatctccagaaacccagaatgaatttataaacttactgggacagcaagttcgatccaccatcatccgtcgtattcaagaagctaaatattattacgtaatcttcgacagtacaccagacatctcccacaatgaccaaatgagccaagttctgcgatacatacatatcgaaggagaaaaagtcgccgtggtagaatctttcattgacttcttcgaaccaaaagggaaaaatgcagaagatctcagcaacgatataatcgcgaagataacatcagacggactggacatacagaatctgagaggacaggcttatgacaatgctgacACAAtttcagggatccacaatggagttcaagcccggattaaagcactgaatccgaaagctatattcgttgcatgcacaaaccactcactaaaattggctggggtacacgctgcttctgaatcagtggattccgtgacgttttttggacctctggagaagctgtttgccttcttttccgcatcaactgttcgatggaacgctttggttgccgtcacaggtcaagcagtaaaacgagtcactgaaacgcgctggagtgctagacatgtagctgtcaagatgcttaaaaataagtttgaggtagttcttgaggtactggaacaattaacagattcatctcaaacttccgaaacaagatcgggagccattcttctcctgacagccatgcagtaa